Proteins encoded within one genomic window of Arachis ipaensis cultivar K30076 chromosome B08, Araip1.1, whole genome shotgun sequence:
- the LOC107611752 gene encoding uncharacterized protein LOC107611752 — MVRVVVGETYEGEFSTGKMHGAGIFVRADGAHTKARGRTICKKMRYRESDLIKLDILINGDSVEPLAMIVHRDKVATFRGKRSYLRNRLKERKG, encoded by the exons ATGGTTCGGGTGGTCGTCGGAGAAACCTACGAAGGTGAGTTTTCCACCGGAAAAATGCACGGAGCCGGAATATTTGTCAGAGCTGACGGAGCACATACAAAGGCTCGTGGACGCACAATTTGCAAGAAGATGAG GTACAGAGAAAGTGATTTAATTAAACTTGACATATTGATAAATGGTGACAGTGTGGAGCCATTGGCTATGATTGTCCACAGAGATAAG GTGGCGACATTTCGAGGAAAAAGAAGTTACTTAAGAAACAG GCTGAAGGAAAGAAAAGGATGA